From one Amycolatopsis sp. FDAARGOS 1241 genomic stretch:
- a CDS encoding TetR/AcrR family transcriptional regulator, with amino-acid sequence MTEVAAKAHRTQAQRREQTRTALLDATVECLVEIGYARTSMQEICARAGVSKGAVQHHFATKAELMATAVEHLTTKLRTQLATSLDDLPGGASGVEAAIDLLWTGYSGTLSTAVTELWVAARTDPELRAAIRPVDRALGRATLEHISQVAGELPKERAETLFWLTVNLTRGLALDAELGGDPNRRRKLLREWKRIAVLMYSDA; translated from the coding sequence ATGACCGAGGTTGCGGCGAAGGCGCACCGCACCCAGGCCCAGCGCCGGGAGCAGACGCGCACGGCCCTGCTCGACGCCACCGTCGAATGCCTGGTGGAGATCGGGTACGCCCGCACGTCGATGCAGGAGATCTGCGCCCGGGCGGGCGTGTCGAAAGGCGCCGTGCAGCACCACTTCGCCACGAAAGCCGAGCTGATGGCGACCGCGGTCGAGCACCTGACCACGAAGCTGCGCACGCAGCTGGCGACCTCGCTCGACGACCTGCCGGGCGGCGCGTCCGGCGTCGAGGCGGCGATCGACCTGCTGTGGACGGGGTACTCGGGCACCCTGTCCACCGCCGTGACCGAGCTGTGGGTCGCCGCGCGCACCGACCCGGAACTGCGCGCCGCCATCCGGCCCGTCGACCGCGCTCTGGGCCGCGCGACGCTGGAGCACATCAGCCAGGTGGCGGGTGAGCTGCCGAAGGAACGCGCCGAGACGCTGTTCTGGCTCACCGTCAATCTCACCCGCGGCCTCGCGCTCGACGCCGAACTGGGCGGCGACCCGAACCGGCGGCGCAAGCTGCTGCGGGAGTGGAAGCGCATCGCGGTCCTGATGTACTCCGACGCCTGA
- a CDS encoding aldehyde dehydrogenase family protein yields the protein MTGSADAAPIRMTAPFTRMPITTLPQATGADVHGAFAAARETQREWAARSVAECRRFWCGSTT from the coding sequence GTGACCGGCAGCGCGGACGCGGCGCCGATCCGGATGACCGCGCCGTTCACCAGGATGCCGATCACCACGCTCCCCCAGGCCACCGGCGCCGACGTGCACGGCGCGTTCGCCGCTGCCCGGGAGACCCAGCGCGAGTGGGCCGCGCGGTCCGTCGCCGAGTGCCGACGGTTCTGGTGCGGCTCCACGACCTGA
- a CDS encoding amidohydrolase family protein — translation MRVDVHAHLWSEAYLQLLTRLGNTKAAGQRGLGADRTTAELDARFEQMTAAGIDLQVLSTTPAPPYFEDEQAAIEAARWVNDEYAELARLHPDRFRAFASLPLPHPDAALAELTRALDDLDFLGAAITTSVLGRSLGDPAFLPVYEELDRRGSVLFVHPAGLGAESPLIGRNLTWQIGAPIEDTVAVMHLIIAGVPSRFPRMKIILPHLGGALPMILPRIDRQNPWEAPETPEKPSLAARRIFYDTVGHNHGPALRLAADTLGADRLVLGTDFPYQKGEGFVEAVTYVERAGLPADAVSAILDRTAVELLGLG, via the coding sequence ATGCGCGTCGACGTGCACGCTCACCTGTGGAGCGAGGCGTACCTGCAGCTGCTGACCCGGCTGGGCAATACGAAGGCCGCCGGCCAGCGCGGGCTCGGCGCGGACCGCACCACGGCGGAGCTCGACGCGCGGTTCGAGCAGATGACGGCGGCAGGCATCGACCTGCAGGTGCTCTCGACCACCCCGGCGCCGCCGTACTTCGAAGACGAGCAGGCGGCCATCGAGGCCGCGCGCTGGGTGAACGACGAATACGCCGAGCTCGCCCGCCTGCACCCCGACCGGTTCCGCGCGTTCGCTTCGCTCCCGCTCCCACACCCCGACGCGGCGCTCGCGGAGCTCACCCGCGCGCTCGACGACCTGGACTTCCTCGGCGCTGCCATCACCACGTCGGTGCTCGGCCGCTCGCTCGGCGACCCGGCGTTCCTGCCCGTCTACGAAGAACTCGACCGCCGCGGCAGCGTCCTGTTCGTGCACCCCGCCGGCCTCGGCGCCGAGTCCCCGCTGATCGGCCGGAACCTGACCTGGCAGATCGGCGCGCCGATCGAGGACACCGTCGCAGTCATGCATCTGATCATCGCCGGCGTGCCGAGCCGCTTCCCGCGGATGAAGATCATCCTGCCGCACCTCGGCGGTGCGCTGCCGATGATCCTCCCGCGCATCGACCGCCAGAATCCTTGGGAGGCACCGGAAACCCCGGAGAAGCCGAGCCTCGCCGCGCGCCGGATCTTCTACGACACCGTCGGGCACAACCACGGGCCGGCGTTGCGCTTGGCCGCCGACACCCTCGGTGCCGACCGCCTGGTGCTCGGCACCGATTTCCCTTACCAGAAGGGCGAAGGGTTCGTCGAGGCCGTGACCTACGTCGAACGCGCCGGGCTGCCCGCCGACGCCGTCAGCGCGATTCTCGACCGCACCGCGGTGGAGCTGCTCGGGCTGGGCTGA
- a CDS encoding helix-turn-helix transcriptional regulator: MHLVPRLGSGIPLVARTHEMRRLRAAFSRAERREAGAVLIAGDAGVGKTRLLTALGEHVGAGGALVLTGRCIDVRDGGLPYLPFAEALAPLASSGDPAVAAAVRSRPALARLLPQSGEPAPTAPGEHGQVSGGEREAARRPRPEQDLGQLQLFDAVLGVLTEVAESRPVVILIEDLHWADPSTRNLLSFLVSRLRAQRLLIVGSYREEDVHRRHPLRGLLSELVRLATVEQIELRPFGPADARAFVEALADEPLPPDVVADIVARSEGNPFFVEELLATNADCRDLPAGLAEVLLARLERFPAETRRVLRVISVANEPVSHAALAEVAALGELELDEALREAVQHHVLVIEDGFYVFRHALLQEAVYGDLLPGERTRMHAAYAARIRAIPQGRGQDAKLAFHSLESRDYVTALPALLSAMDEAEKLGAPGAALRHAEQALSIWDAVPVADRPEGVDELKLLHEASYFAGTSGEPERAVAYARSATEALATDTPLDRAARVWRRLGEALLSLEGTLEEATEAVDRAYELVKDTEPSPVRAWVLATRAGVLRAIDQPGEALDSALTAVSDARAVGAVGAEASALITLGTLADSAGDAAAARERLRQAIRKARDAEALNVELRGMYFLALSYDDQAEMTEALAHATRGVARAEESGLTWSSYGLELRARQLYLRYLTGDWPAEDAAGRAGRGVSSAVAARILANWALFLVARGRFDDAGRLLPGLRQQWQADIQIALSAGDAAVELAFWRADHFEAVRVTEELIAWLEKIEPWLLGGIRIAALGMASVAARAADARLRGDQQTADEMVSVGRRLLEHGRRCAIDGTPRSGTLGPEGHAWLARLEAAASGVSGPADPALWAAAATAFGYGALYEQAMCRYFEAQALLARGLPAVDTLQSAHSVASSLGALPLRDAVRDLAHRARVDLPGVSPAAAPVAANPLTDRERDVLERVALGRTNRQVGDELYISEKTVSVHLSRVMAKLGASRRAEAVAIAYDRGLLTTPAAGG, encoded by the coding sequence ATGCACCTCGTGCCCCGCTTAGGCTCCGGAATCCCGCTGGTCGCCCGCACCCACGAGATGCGGCGGCTGCGTGCTGCCTTCTCGCGGGCGGAGCGGCGTGAGGCGGGGGCGGTGCTGATCGCGGGCGACGCGGGTGTCGGCAAGACGCGGCTGCTCACCGCGCTCGGTGAGCACGTCGGGGCCGGCGGCGCGCTGGTGCTCACGGGCCGCTGCATCGACGTGCGCGACGGTGGCCTGCCCTACCTGCCGTTCGCGGAGGCACTGGCCCCGCTGGCCTCGTCGGGGGACCCGGCCGTCGCCGCGGCGGTGCGGTCCCGGCCGGCACTCGCGCGGCTGCTGCCACAGAGCGGGGAGCCGGCTCCGACGGCGCCGGGGGAACACGGCCAGGTGTCGGGTGGCGAGCGGGAAGCCGCGCGCCGGCCGCGACCGGAACAGGACCTCGGTCAGCTCCAGTTGTTCGACGCTGTACTGGGGGTGCTGACCGAGGTCGCCGAGTCGCGGCCGGTGGTGATCCTGATCGAGGACCTGCACTGGGCCGATCCGTCCACGCGCAACCTGCTGTCCTTCCTGGTCAGCAGGTTGCGCGCGCAGCGGCTGCTGATCGTGGGCAGCTACCGCGAGGAGGACGTGCACCGGCGTCACCCGCTGCGCGGCCTGCTGTCGGAGCTCGTGCGGCTGGCAACGGTCGAGCAGATCGAGCTGCGGCCGTTCGGGCCCGCCGACGCGCGGGCGTTCGTCGAGGCGCTGGCCGACGAGCCGCTGCCGCCCGACGTGGTCGCGGACATCGTCGCGCGCTCGGAGGGCAACCCCTTCTTCGTCGAAGAGCTGCTCGCGACGAACGCCGACTGCCGCGACCTGCCCGCCGGGCTCGCCGAGGTGCTGCTCGCCCGGCTGGAGCGCTTCCCGGCGGAGACGCGGCGCGTCCTGCGTGTGATCTCGGTGGCGAACGAACCGGTGTCGCACGCGGCGCTCGCGGAGGTCGCGGCCCTCGGCGAGCTGGAACTCGACGAGGCGCTGCGCGAGGCCGTGCAGCACCACGTGCTCGTGATCGAAGACGGGTTCTACGTCTTCCGCCACGCCTTGCTGCAGGAAGCCGTCTACGGTGACCTGTTGCCGGGGGAGCGCACGCGGATGCACGCGGCGTACGCGGCCCGGATCCGCGCGATACCGCAGGGACGAGGGCAGGACGCCAAGCTGGCGTTCCACAGCCTCGAGAGCCGCGACTACGTCACGGCGCTGCCCGCTTTGCTGAGCGCGATGGACGAGGCGGAGAAGCTGGGCGCGCCCGGGGCCGCGCTGCGGCACGCCGAGCAAGCACTGTCCATTTGGGACGCCGTGCCCGTCGCGGACCGGCCCGAAGGCGTCGACGAGCTGAAGCTGCTGCACGAGGCGTCCTACTTCGCCGGCACGTCGGGCGAGCCGGAGCGGGCGGTCGCGTACGCGCGGTCCGCCACCGAGGCGCTGGCCACCGACACACCGCTCGACCGCGCCGCGCGGGTGTGGCGGCGGCTGGGGGAGGCCCTCCTTTCGCTGGAAGGCACGCTGGAAGAGGCGACGGAGGCCGTCGACCGGGCATACGAGCTGGTCAAGGACACGGAGCCGAGCCCGGTGCGCGCGTGGGTGCTTGCCACCCGCGCCGGCGTGCTGCGGGCGATCGACCAGCCGGGGGAGGCACTCGACAGCGCGCTCACCGCGGTGTCCGACGCGCGGGCCGTGGGCGCGGTCGGGGCCGAGGCGTCGGCGCTGATCACGCTCGGCACGCTGGCCGATTCGGCGGGCGACGCCGCGGCCGCACGTGAGCGGCTGCGCCAGGCCATCCGCAAGGCGCGCGACGCCGAAGCACTGAACGTCGAGCTGCGCGGCATGTACTTCCTCGCCTTGAGCTACGACGACCAGGCCGAGATGACCGAAGCGCTGGCCCACGCCACGCGCGGGGTCGCGCGGGCGGAGGAGTCGGGGCTCACGTGGAGCTCGTACGGGCTCGAGCTGCGGGCACGGCAGCTCTACCTGAGGTACCTCACCGGCGACTGGCCCGCGGAGGACGCGGCCGGCCGGGCCGGGCGGGGCGTGTCGAGCGCGGTGGCCGCGCGGATCCTCGCGAACTGGGCGCTGTTCCTCGTGGCCCGTGGCCGCTTCGACGACGCCGGGCGGCTCCTGCCGGGGCTGCGCCAGCAGTGGCAGGCCGACATCCAGATCGCGCTGTCGGCGGGCGACGCCGCCGTCGAGCTGGCGTTCTGGCGCGCCGACCACTTCGAGGCCGTGCGCGTGACCGAAGAGCTGATCGCGTGGCTGGAGAAGATCGAGCCCTGGCTGCTCGGCGGGATCCGGATCGCCGCGCTGGGCATGGCGTCCGTCGCGGCGCGCGCCGCCGACGCCCGCCTGCGCGGTGATCAGCAGACGGCCGACGAAATGGTGTCCGTCGGTCGGCGCCTGCTGGAGCACGGGCGCCGCTGCGCGATCGACGGCACCCCGCGCTCGGGCACGCTGGGCCCGGAGGGGCACGCGTGGCTCGCCCGGCTGGAAGCCGCCGCGTCCGGGGTGAGCGGTCCCGCCGACCCCGCTCTGTGGGCGGCCGCCGCCACGGCCTTCGGCTACGGCGCGCTGTACGAACAAGCCATGTGCCGCTACTTCGAAGCCCAGGCTCTGCTGGCGCGCGGGCTGCCCGCGGTGGACACCCTGCAGTCCGCCCACTCCGTCGCGTCTTCGCTCGGTGCCCTGCCTCTGCGCGACGCGGTTCGCGACCTGGCCCATCGTGCCCGCGTGGACCTCCCCGGCGTGTCCCCGGCCGCCGCCCCCGTCGCGGCGAACCCCCTCACCGACCGCGAACGCGATGTCCTCGAACGTGTCGCCCTCGGCCGTACCAACCGCCAGGTCGGGGACGAGCTCTACATCAGCGAGAAGACGGTGAGTGTCCACCTCTCCCGCGTCATGGCCAAGCTCGGCGCCAGCCGGCGCGCGGAGGCCGTCGCCATCGCGTACGACCGCGGGCTGCTGACCACGCCGGCCGCCGGCGGCTGA
- a CDS encoding DUF397 domain-containing protein codes for MPDADLSRATWRKSSFSGGGNDCVEIAFVGGGAAVRDSKDPEGGAVRLPASGWRGLLAAVRAGGPVRD; via the coding sequence ATGCCAGACGCGGATCTTTCCCGGGCCACCTGGCGCAAGAGCAGCTTCAGCGGTGGCGGCAACGACTGCGTCGAGATCGCCTTCGTCGGCGGTGGCGCCGCGGTGCGCGACTCGAAAGACCCCGAAGGGGGTGCTGTCCGCCTCCCCGCGTCGGGTTGGCGGGGGCTGCTGGCGGCGGTGCGCGCCGGCGGCCCGGTGCGCGACTGA
- a CDS encoding helix-turn-helix transcriptional regulator — protein MARGQGPTVRRRRLASELRRLREAADLTIDEVGEKLECSASKVSRIETGHVGVTPRDARDMLALYGITGDEQEALVQLAREARKRGWWHAYNEVFTGTFVGLEADASSLRAFQALLVPGLLQTERYAHAVIRALRPDAEDAEIRRRVAARMARQELLSDTPPPEYWAVVDEAVLHRVVDSAEVMAEQLFRMAAVAEKPNVTIQVVPFSAGAHPGMEGPFLIMGFPEQADPDVVYVDDSTSSGLYLEQPEDVRRYALMFDHLRAAALKPDDSVDLITEAAGRFAEQAAVPAAVHHLEPRTQ, from the coding sequence GTGGCGAGAGGCCAGGGACCCACCGTTCGCCGCCGGAGGCTCGCGAGCGAGCTGCGGCGGCTCCGGGAAGCCGCCGACCTGACGATCGACGAGGTGGGCGAGAAGCTCGAGTGCTCCGCGTCGAAGGTCAGCCGCATCGAGACCGGGCACGTCGGGGTCACCCCGCGCGACGCCCGGGACATGCTCGCGCTCTACGGGATCACCGGCGACGAGCAGGAGGCGCTCGTCCAGCTGGCCCGCGAGGCACGCAAGCGCGGCTGGTGGCACGCGTACAACGAGGTGTTCACCGGCACGTTCGTGGGGCTCGAGGCCGACGCGAGCTCGCTGCGCGCGTTCCAGGCGCTGCTCGTACCCGGGCTGCTGCAGACCGAGCGCTACGCCCACGCCGTGATCCGTGCGCTGCGGCCCGACGCCGAGGACGCCGAGATCCGGCGTCGCGTGGCCGCGCGCATGGCCCGCCAGGAGCTGCTGAGCGACACCCCGCCGCCCGAGTACTGGGCCGTGGTCGACGAGGCCGTGCTGCACCGGGTGGTCGACAGCGCCGAGGTGATGGCCGAGCAGCTCTTCCGCATGGCCGCGGTCGCCGAGAAGCCGAACGTGACCATCCAGGTCGTGCCCTTCTCCGCCGGTGCCCACCCCGGCATGGAGGGCCCGTTCCTCATCATGGGTTTCCCCGAGCAGGCCGACCCCGACGTCGTCTACGTCGACGACAGCACGTCCAGCGGCCTGTACCTCGAGCAACCCGAAGACGTCCGGCGCTACGCGCTGATGTTCGACCACCTGCGCGCTGCCGCGCTGAAACCGGACGACTCGGTCGACTTGATCACCGAGGCGGCCGGCCGGTTCGCCGAACAGGCTGCCGTGCCGGCCGCAGTGCACCACCTGGAACCGAGGACACAGTGA
- a CDS encoding acyl-CoA thioesterase II, whose translation MTEIARNAAAGLDEAGGGGQVVLDRLVDLLDLEKVEEDFYRGVSPAHSPVRVFGGQVAGQALVAAGRTVPEDRRVHSLHAYFIRGGDPRAPILYEVDRIRDGRSFTTRRVTAIQHGKAIFALSASFQRDEDGLDHGEPMPDVPAPETLPTFQERTAGFGLRFTERPRPIDVRYVGEPPWITRSTGARPERNRVWMRADGSLPDDQLLHVCVLTYASDMTLLDSILARHGVYWDVDKVLGASLDHALWFHRPFRADEWFLYDSTSPSASGARGLATGRFFAQDGTHIATVVQEGLLRVL comes from the coding sequence ATGACCGAGATCGCCAGGAACGCCGCCGCCGGGCTAGACGAAGCCGGCGGCGGCGGACAGGTGGTCCTCGACCGGCTCGTCGACCTCCTCGACCTGGAGAAGGTGGAGGAGGACTTCTACCGCGGGGTCTCGCCCGCGCACTCGCCCGTCCGCGTGTTCGGCGGCCAGGTCGCCGGGCAGGCGCTGGTGGCCGCGGGGCGCACGGTGCCCGAGGACCGCCGCGTGCACTCGCTGCACGCCTACTTCATCCGCGGCGGCGACCCGCGCGCGCCGATCCTCTACGAGGTCGACCGCATCCGCGACGGCCGCTCGTTCACCACGCGCCGCGTCACCGCCATCCAGCACGGCAAGGCGATCTTCGCGCTGTCGGCGTCGTTCCAGCGCGACGAGGACGGCCTCGACCACGGCGAGCCGATGCCCGACGTGCCGGCCCCGGAGACCCTGCCGACGTTCCAGGAGCGCACGGCCGGCTTCGGCCTGCGCTTCACCGAACGACCGCGCCCGATCGACGTGCGCTACGTGGGCGAGCCGCCGTGGATCACGCGCTCTACCGGCGCGCGGCCGGAGCGCAACCGCGTGTGGATGCGGGCCGACGGTTCGCTGCCGGACGACCAGCTGCTGCACGTCTGCGTGCTCACCTACGCCTCGGACATGACGCTGCTCGACTCGATTCTCGCGCGCCACGGCGTCTACTGGGATGTCGACAAGGTCCTCGGCGCGAGCCTGGACCACGCGTTGTGGTTCCACCGGCCCTTCCGCGCCGACGAGTGGTTCCTCTACGACAGCACGTCGCCGAGCGCCTCGGGCGCGCGCGGCCTGGCCACGGGCCGGTTCTTCGCGCAGGACGGCACGCACATCGCGACCGTCGTCCAGGAGGGCCTGCTGCGCGTTCTGTGA
- the pyk gene encoding pyruvate kinase produces the protein MSRRAKIVCTLGPATSTPEKMRALVDAGMDVARMNFSHGSHSDHKQVYDLVRAAAAESGRSVGILADLQGPKIRLGTFASGSAEWHTGDEVRITVEEVVGTHDRVSTTYKGLAKDAKPGDRLLVDDGKVGLVVKSVEGPDVICEVTEGGPVSNNKGVSLPGMDVSVPALSDKDIEDLEFALHLGVDFVALSFVRSPADIDLVHQVMDRVGKGRLPVVAKIEKPEAVYNLEAIVLAFDAVMVARGDLGVELPLEQVPLVQKRAIQICRENAKPVIVATQMLESMINNSRPTRAEASDVANAVLDGTDAVMLSGETSVGRYPIETVQTMGRIVEAVETDSPVVPPLTHVPRTKRGVISYAARDIGERLNAKALVAFTQSGDTVRRLARLHTRLPLMAFTPEESVRSQLSLTWGTVTTIVPEVASTDQMIHQVDQAMLAMGKYQRGDLVVIVAGSPPGTVGSTNLIHVHRLGEDDHA, from the coding sequence GTGAGCCGACGCGCGAAGATCGTTTGTACGCTGGGGCCCGCCACCTCCACGCCGGAGAAGATGCGGGCACTCGTCGACGCCGGGATGGACGTCGCGAGGATGAACTTCAGCCACGGAAGCCACAGCGACCACAAGCAGGTCTACGACCTGGTTCGGGCCGCTGCGGCGGAGAGTGGCCGGTCGGTCGGCATCCTGGCCGACCTGCAGGGGCCGAAGATCCGCCTCGGCACCTTCGCCAGCGGCTCCGCCGAGTGGCACACGGGCGACGAAGTCCGCATCACCGTCGAGGAGGTTGTCGGTACGCACGACCGCGTGTCGACGACCTACAAGGGCCTCGCGAAGGACGCGAAGCCCGGCGACCGCCTGCTGGTCGACGACGGCAAGGTCGGCCTCGTGGTCAAGTCCGTCGAGGGCCCCGACGTGATCTGCGAGGTCACCGAGGGCGGCCCGGTCAGCAACAACAAGGGTGTGTCGCTGCCGGGCATGGACGTGTCCGTGCCCGCGCTGAGCGACAAGGACATCGAGGACCTCGAGTTCGCGCTGCACCTGGGCGTCGACTTCGTCGCGCTGTCCTTTGTGCGCTCGCCGGCCGACATCGACCTCGTGCACCAGGTCATGGACCGCGTCGGCAAGGGCCGGCTGCCGGTGGTCGCGAAGATCGAGAAGCCCGAGGCGGTCTACAACCTCGAGGCCATCGTGCTGGCCTTCGACGCGGTGATGGTCGCCCGCGGCGACCTCGGTGTCGAACTGCCGCTCGAGCAGGTGCCGCTGGTGCAGAAGCGCGCCATCCAGATCTGCCGCGAGAACGCCAAGCCGGTCATCGTCGCGACGCAGATGCTCGAATCGATGATCAACAACTCCCGGCCGACCCGCGCCGAGGCCTCGGACGTCGCGAACGCGGTGCTCGACGGCACCGACGCCGTGATGCTCTCGGGCGAGACCAGCGTCGGGCGCTACCCGATCGAGACGGTGCAGACGATGGGCCGCATCGTCGAGGCGGTCGAGACCGATTCGCCGGTCGTCCCGCCGCTCACCCACGTCCCGCGCACCAAGCGCGGCGTGATCTCTTACGCCGCCCGCGACATCGGCGAGCGGCTCAACGCCAAGGCACTGGTCGCGTTCACCCAGTCCGGTGACACCGTGCGCCGCCTGGCGCGCCTGCACACACGGCTCCCGCTGATGGCGTTCACGCCGGAGGAGAGCGTGCGCAGCCAGCTGTCGCTGACCTGGGGCACGGTCACGACGATCGTGCCGGAGGTGGCCTCCACCGACCAGATGATCCACCAGGTCGACCAGGCGATGCTCGCGATGGGCAAGTACCAGCGCGGCGACCTCGTGGTGATCGTGGCCGGGTCCCCGCCGGGAACCGTCGGGTCGACGAACCTGATCCACGTGCACCGGCTCGGTGAAGACGACCACGCGTAA